From Salvia splendens isolate huo1 chromosome 16, SspV2, whole genome shotgun sequence, a single genomic window includes:
- the LOC121770637 gene encoding 25.3 kDa vesicle transport protein-like — translation MVKLTMIARVTDGLPLAEGLDDGRDVSDADFYKQQVKSLFKNLSRGHNEASRMSVETGPYIFHYIIEGRVCYLTMCDRAYPKKLAFQYLEDLKNEFERTYGNQIETAARPYAFIKFDTFIQKTKKLYQDTRTQRNISKLNDELYEVHQIMTRNVQEVLGVGEKLDQVSQMSSRLTSESRIYAEKAKDLNRQALIRKWAPVAVVLGVVFLVFYIKSKLY, via the exons ATGGTGAAGTTGACTATGATTGCTCGTGTTACTGATGGCCTTCCATTGGCAGAGGGATTGGATGATGGGCGTGATGTGTCCGATGCAGACTTTTATAAACAACAAGTGAAGTCTTTGTTCAAAAATCTATCAAGGGGTCATAATGAGGCGTCAAGGATGTCTGTCGAAACAGGGCCTTATATATTTCA TTATATTATTGAAGGGCGTGTATGCTACTTGACAATGTGCGACCGTGCTTATCCTAAGAAGCTTGCCTTTCAATATCTCGAAGATCTCAAGAATGAATTTGAGCGTACATATGGGAATCAGATCGAAACTGCTGCAAGGCCTTATGCTTTTATCAAATTCG ACACATTTATACAGAAGACAAAAAAATTGTACCAGGACACAAGAACTCAACGGAATATTTCAAAGTTGAATGATGAACTCTATGAAGTTCACCAGATAATGACTCGCAATGTACAAGAAGTTCTTGGTGTTGGTGAAAAGTTGGACC AGGTCAGCCAGATGTCCAGTCGCTTAACATCAGAATCCCGCATTTATGCAGAGAAGGCAAAAGATTTGAACCGTCAG GCTCTGATTCGGAAATGGGCCCCCGTTGCTGTTGTTCTTGGAGTTGTGTTTCTCGTCTTCTATATCAAGAGCAAGCTTTATTGA
- the LOC121770638 gene encoding 3-oxoacyl-[acyl-carrier-protein] synthase II, chloroplastic-like, which translates to MGLGVVSPLGHNVDEFYGNLLQGISGVTHIESFDTTQFPTGWMGPTYLKGSVAGVLLLEELEHAKQRGAPIYAEFLGGSFAFDPYYTMDPQAHSRSKSCFRCIETALAESRVDREDINYINAHAASIPAFDLAEYQSITHLFAQNSESPIRGCWGCRSYSNYQDYRDRMDPSKYQP; encoded by the exons ATGGGATTGGGTGTTGTATCACCACTTGGACACAATGTGGATGAATTTTATGGCAATCTTCTTCAAGGCATCAGTGGAGTTACCCATATAGAGTCATTTGACACTACTCAGTTTCCCACA GGGTGGATGGGTCCGACCTATCTGAAAGGTAGTGTGGCAGGCGTACTTCTACTCGAAGAATTGGAGCATGCAAAA CAAAGAGGCGCGCCTATATACGCCGAGTTTTTAGGGGGAAGCTTCGCATTCGATCCATATTATACAATGGACCCACAGGCTCATAGTAGAA GTAAAAGTTGTTTTCGTTGTATAGAGACGGCGTTGGCTGAATCACGAGTCGATAGAGAAGATATCAACTACATAAATGCTCATGCTGCATCAATACCTGCATTCGACTTAGCTGAATATCAATCTATTACACATTTGTTTGCACAAAATTCTGAG TCACCTATTAGGGGCTGCTGGGGCTGTCGAAGCTATAGCAACTATCAAG ACTATAGAGACAGGATGGATCCATCCAAATATCAACCCTGA
- the LOC121771356 gene encoding zinc finger CCCH domain-containing protein 62-like: MEFPEEECYTESESGSQFSDDSQNDPNFDIEETRLTLSNLSLKRKSKILKINRDEEGDELDEKDKKSYEIIKKMIEGGQVEKLKVDECKIYLRNHGLRLSGKKDILIQRIKEHVDIVNGGGEVKYPQSSFVLNCKGDACKGDVVIFEQNVYDEFSIVSRSSKGGVCGTRIVAGRILKESYGAAKQQHTFTIEVLWSKGEKPLPPLHPLLIKGRNLYRLKTMRQKWEDEGERQRILLEKHARGGAARSNREARIQQKEKRQTERAAMNDHPNGKQEYKRSKPDQQINRPQQQQHEAHFYAATQELNIPTQPVKLDGNPNYSRRQPLMATNCNFQRAQKTDLHPSIVPILKSPTQEERYLKYPIYRSPVRGHPQIFPSYPNHPDFPVQRHTFKENMGYSQQSFAYHIQNMNAVGSLPVYQQGFEKQQKCRYFGQGRCHFGDRCKFSHELASNR; encoded by the exons ATGGAATTTCCAGAGGAAGAATGCTACACTGAATCGGAATCTGGTTCACAATTTTCCGATGATTCGCAAAACGATCCGAATTTCGACATTGAGGAGACCCGATTGACGCTATCAAATCTCTCGCTAAAGCGAAAATCAAAGATATTGAAGATCAA TCGCGATGAAGAAGGAGATGAGCTTGATGAGAAGGATAAAAAGAGCTATGAAATTATTAAGAAAATGATTGAAG GTGGTCAGGTTGAAAAATTGAAGGTGGATGAATGCAAGATTTATTTAAGGAATCATGGATTAAGGCTGAGTGGAAAGAAAGACATACTGATACAGAGGATTAAGGAGCATGTGGA TATTGTCAATGGTGGTGGGGAGGTTAAGTATCCACAGTCTAGTTTTGTGTTGAATTGCAAAG GTGATGCTTGCAAGGGAGATGTAGTCATCTTTGAACAGAATGTTTATGACGA GTTCAGTATTGTGTCTCGTAGTTCCAAAGGTGGTGTTTGCGGAACAAGGATTGTTGCAGGGAGGATTTTGAAGGAGAGCTATGGTGCTGCCAAGCAGCAACACACGTTCACG ATCGAAGTGCTGTGGAGTAAAGGAGAGAAACCACTGCCTCCACTTCATCCTCTGCTCATCAAAGGCAGGAATCTCTATAGGTTGAAAACAATGAGACag AAATGGGAAGATGAGGGAGAAAGGCAGAGAATTTTGTTAGAAAAGCATGCTAGAGGTGGTGCTGCTCGTTCCAACAGGGAAGCGCGCATACAGCAGAAGGAAAAGCGACAAACAGAGAG GGCTGCAATGAACGATCATCCAAATGGAAAACAAGAATACAAGAGAAGCAAGCCAGACCAACAGATCAACCGCCCTCAACAGCAGCAGCATGAAGCTCACTTTTATGCTGCAACTCAGGAATTGAACATTCCAACTCAGCCAGTAAAGCTGGATGGGAATCCTAATTATAGCCGAAGACAGCCTTTGATGGCTACCAACTGCAACTTTCAAAGAGCCCAAAAGACAGATCTGCATCCCAGTATAGTTCCTATTTTGAAGAGTCCGACTCAAGAAGAACGATATCTGAAGTATCCAATTTACAGAAGTCCTGTAAGAGGGCATCCTCAGATCTTTCCTTCATATCCCAATCACCCAGACTTTCCAGTACAAAGGCATACATTCAAGGAAAATATGGGATACTCACAGCAAAGTTTTGCTTACCATATACAGAATATGAATGCAGTAGGGAGTCTACCAGTTTACCAGCAAGGTTTTGAAAAACAGCAGAAATGTCGTTACTTTGGTCAAGGAAGGTGTCATTTTGGGGATCGATGCAAGTTTTCGCATGAAT